In Marinimicrobium koreense, the following are encoded in one genomic region:
- the rlmB gene encoding 23S rRNA (guanosine(2251)-2'-O)-methyltransferase RlmB, giving the protein MSKSEIVFGLHSVQALLKSAPQRVLQLYCLQGRGDQRLQKILKLAEAQGVSVQPMGRGKLDALAEGENHQGIVANCRPGQVHDEGFLFQRLSELDHPPLLLVLDGVTDPHNLGACMRTAEAAGVDAVIAPKDKSAGLNPVARKVACGAAEVLPFVPVTNLARTLKKLQESGIWLVGAAGEASASVYQSDLKGPIALIMGAEGEGLRRLTRETCDFLINIPMAGTVSSLNVSVATGVCLFEAVRQRAR; this is encoded by the coding sequence GTGAGTAAGAGTGAAATCGTCTTTGGCCTGCACTCGGTGCAGGCGCTGTTGAAAAGTGCCCCGCAGCGGGTGTTGCAGCTGTACTGTCTGCAAGGGCGCGGCGACCAGCGTCTGCAGAAAATCCTGAAACTGGCCGAGGCGCAAGGCGTGTCGGTTCAGCCGATGGGGCGGGGCAAGCTGGATGCCCTGGCCGAAGGTGAAAACCACCAGGGCATAGTGGCGAACTGTCGGCCCGGGCAGGTCCACGATGAAGGCTTTCTGTTTCAGCGGTTAAGCGAGCTGGACCACCCGCCGCTGTTGCTGGTGCTCGATGGTGTGACGGACCCCCATAACCTGGGGGCCTGCATGCGTACCGCCGAAGCGGCCGGGGTGGATGCGGTGATCGCGCCCAAAGACAAGTCTGCCGGCCTCAACCCGGTAGCGCGTAAGGTGGCCTGTGGCGCGGCGGAGGTTCTACCCTTTGTGCCGGTGACCAATCTGGCCCGCACCCTCAAAAAACTCCAGGAGTCCGGCATCTGGCTGGTGGGCGCGGCGGGCGAGGCGAGCGCGTCTGTCTACCAGAGTGATCTGAAGGGCCCGATCGCACTGATCATGGGGGCCGAGGGGGAAGGGCTGCGTCGCCTGACCCGGGAAACCTGCGATTTTCTGATCAATATTCCCATGGCGGGCACGGTCAGCAGTCTGAACGTCTCGGTCGCCACCGGGGTCTGTCTGTTTGAGGCGGTGCGCCAGAGGGCTCGGTAG